Proteins from a genomic interval of Streptomyces sp. NBC_01445:
- a CDS encoding RNA-guided endonuclease InsQ/TnpB family protein, producing the protein MKLVVRVKLLPTPVQAAALEATLHACNQAATWAAGVAFEENARRPLELRKHAYAEIRVRWGLGAQAAQHAIKKTCDAYATLKVNLRNGRYGRPGTRRHTRASGKPVVFRPQAAQPYDDRMLSWQHQARTVSIWTTAGRLKGVAYTGQAGKLEVLAAHRKGESDLVCQDGKWFLIATCEIPEGDLNTHPAGFLGVDLGIVNIAATSDGERHCGRRINRKRESDRKLRSKLQKKNTKSAKRRAKKHAGKEARRNKDINHKISKRIVAEAERTGRGIALETLTGIRERARLRKPQRVKIHSWPFAQLGSFIAYKAKKAGAPVVHVDPAYTSQECSQCHHTERANRPSQAVFSCRVCGFVDHADHNASHNIHQRGWMAWVCGAQSTAPELTLIA; encoded by the coding sequence GTGAAGCTGGTGGTGCGGGTGAAGCTGCTGCCGACGCCCGTACAGGCGGCGGCACTTGAGGCGACCCTGCACGCCTGCAATCAAGCGGCGACCTGGGCGGCCGGGGTTGCATTCGAGGAAAACGCGCGACGTCCGCTGGAGCTCCGCAAGCACGCCTATGCCGAGATCCGGGTCAGGTGGGGGCTTGGCGCGCAGGCCGCCCAGCACGCGATCAAGAAGACCTGTGACGCCTACGCCACCTTGAAGGTGAACCTGCGTAACGGTCGTTACGGGCGGCCCGGGACCAGGCGGCACACTCGCGCCTCGGGCAAGCCGGTGGTCTTCCGGCCCCAAGCGGCGCAGCCCTACGACGACCGGATGCTGTCCTGGCAGCACCAGGCACGCACGGTGTCCATCTGGACCACCGCGGGCCGGCTCAAGGGCGTGGCGTACACCGGGCAGGCCGGGAAGCTGGAGGTCCTGGCCGCGCACCGCAAGGGTGAGTCCGACCTGGTGTGCCAGGACGGGAAATGGTTCCTGATCGCGACCTGCGAGATCCCCGAGGGGGATCTGAACACGCATCCGGCCGGGTTCCTCGGCGTCGACCTGGGGATCGTGAACATCGCCGCCACCTCCGACGGCGAGCGCCACTGCGGGCGTCGGATCAACCGCAAGCGCGAGAGTGACCGGAAGCTGCGGTCCAAGCTGCAGAAGAAGAACACCAAGTCCGCCAAGCGGCGGGCGAAGAAGCATGCGGGCAAGGAAGCCCGGCGGAACAAGGACATCAACCACAAGATTTCGAAGCGGATCGTGGCGGAGGCTGAACGCACCGGTCGCGGGATCGCCCTGGAGACACTCACGGGCATCCGCGAGCGGGCACGGCTGAGAAAGCCCCAACGCGTCAAGATCCACTCCTGGCCCTTCGCGCAACTCGGCTCGTTCATCGCCTACAAAGCGAAGAAGGCCGGAGCGCCGGTCGTGCACGTCGACCCGGCCTACACCAGCCAGGAATGCTCCCAGTGCCATCACACCGAACGCGCAAACAGGCCCTCCCAGGCCGTCTTCTCGTGCCGGGTCTGCGGCTTCGTTGATCACGCAGACCACAACGCGTCCCACAACATCCACCAACGTGGCTGGATGGCGTGGGTCTGCGGGGCTCAGTCAACGGCCCCTGAACTCACCCTCATCGCGTGA
- a CDS encoding VOC family protein produces MERVLGIGGYFMRADDPAALSAWYRDCLGLDADEHGLWRQGAGQTVFATFESETDYFGSRAQQTMLNFRVRDLDAMLAQLRAKGADVAEETQDMEGVGRFGWVTDPEGNRVELWQPA; encoded by the coding sequence ATGGAACGTGTGCTTGGTATCGGTGGGTATTTCATGCGGGCCGACGACCCGGCGGCCCTGAGCGCGTGGTATCGCGACTGCCTGGGCCTGGACGCCGATGAGCACGGCCTGTGGCGTCAGGGAGCCGGGCAGACAGTGTTCGCGACGTTCGAGTCCGAGACCGACTACTTCGGGTCCCGCGCCCAGCAGACCATGCTCAACTTCCGGGTCCGCGACCTGGACGCGATGCTCGCGCAGTTGCGCGCCAAGGGCGCGGACGTGGCCGAGGAAACGCAGGACATGGAGGGTGTCGGTCGATTCGGCTGGGTCACCGATCCTGAGGGCAATCGGGTCGAGCTGTGGCAGCCCGCCTGA
- a CDS encoding SpoIIE family protein phosphatase, with amino-acid sequence MDENGIVVGWHHESDHISPASAREIVGQPVGLLLGRLLDQFGESHVGNPVALQLHAEREGSNTVISIRDAVCGSPISGVEAVFETAAFEQSAAGLEAYDTNLHVLRSNSSALAMRGLPADRVLAHPVADLGSRLPLTHLLGRVLSGSEPAVHETVHGHDGRGGQQIFSVTAFKLQEELRTIGVGAVIHDVTGQERAQSAVHLLARAETEIGTTLDAMRTSRDLASVATHDFADATSVDLVDAVLQGDEAPAPPLSTDVPLRRAAFESTGDTHALYPVGETSQFVSPSPYMQVLTDLTPRLLDPKTSMSDWLMHDAARAGALRDAGIHSMIIVPLSFHGRVLGLVSFYRGRQNSVAFDTSDVALAKQLSAKASAHLENARCYTRERNTAVTLQRSLLPRSFPDLSAVNTAHFYTPGARQTVWFDVIELSGARVGLVIGQVSRQGLNESATMGRFRTAVGTLAALDLPPDELLVHLDDAARYILPDPAGPQALSGSLRCQYAIYDSVTGELAIAAAGWPPPLLTSPAGSVTEVDLPVGPPLGQGASYESHRQHIAPQSTLTFYSPSLLGPGPRSEERITELRQAVAHTDDGPKATCDSIVERLMGQRADDGTAILVAQTHRLPDSCIATWTVSRDSSAVSACRRRTSRQLRDWGLDSLAFTTELVVSELVTNVIRHTSGIPTVRLIRDRTLTVEVSDEAATSPHLRHARAQDEDGRGLLIVASLAQRWGTRYRSNGKIIWVEESLDKGT; translated from the coding sequence GTGGACGAGAACGGAATAGTCGTCGGCTGGCACCATGAATCAGACCACATCTCACCTGCCTCGGCCCGCGAGATAGTCGGCCAGCCTGTGGGGCTGCTTCTTGGTCGTCTCCTCGATCAGTTCGGCGAATCCCACGTGGGCAACCCAGTGGCATTGCAGCTCCACGCTGAGCGGGAGGGCTCAAATACCGTCATTTCCATTCGAGACGCTGTCTGCGGAAGCCCCATATCGGGGGTCGAAGCCGTCTTCGAAACCGCAGCGTTCGAGCAGTCTGCGGCAGGCCTCGAGGCCTATGACACCAATTTGCACGTCTTGCGAAGCAACTCTTCCGCCCTCGCTATGCGCGGCCTCCCGGCCGACCGCGTTCTGGCACACCCGGTTGCAGACCTCGGCTCGCGTCTACCCCTCACACACCTTCTTGGGCGGGTCCTGAGCGGCAGCGAACCGGCAGTTCACGAGACTGTCCATGGCCACGACGGGCGCGGAGGCCAGCAGATCTTCTCTGTCACCGCGTTCAAGCTGCAAGAGGAGCTGCGGACCATCGGTGTCGGCGCCGTGATCCACGACGTCACGGGCCAGGAACGCGCTCAGTCCGCGGTACATCTGCTCGCTCGGGCTGAAACGGAGATCGGAACGACGCTCGACGCCATGCGCACGTCTCGTGACTTGGCTTCGGTCGCGACTCACGATTTCGCTGACGCCACTTCGGTGGACCTCGTCGATGCGGTCCTGCAAGGAGACGAGGCACCCGCGCCGCCACTATCCACCGACGTACCACTACGGCGAGCCGCTTTCGAATCAACAGGCGACACGCACGCCCTTTACCCGGTGGGAGAGACGAGTCAATTCGTCTCTCCCAGCCCGTACATGCAGGTGCTGACAGACCTTACGCCGCGGCTACTGGACCCGAAAACCTCAATGTCGGACTGGTTGATGCACGATGCCGCTCGTGCGGGCGCACTGCGGGATGCCGGCATCCATTCGATGATCATTGTTCCCTTGTCCTTCCACGGGCGTGTGTTGGGGCTGGTCAGTTTCTACCGTGGGCGACAGAATTCCGTTGCTTTCGATACATCCGATGTGGCGTTGGCGAAACAGCTGAGCGCGAAAGCGTCGGCCCACCTGGAGAACGCGCGCTGCTACACGAGGGAGCGCAACACCGCTGTCACGCTGCAGCGCAGTCTGCTGCCGCGGTCCTTCCCCGATCTTTCCGCGGTGAATACGGCGCACTTCTACACGCCTGGGGCCCGGCAGACCGTTTGGTTCGACGTCATCGAGCTCTCTGGGGCGCGGGTCGGGCTCGTTATCGGGCAGGTTTCCCGGCAAGGCCTGAATGAATCCGCCACCATGGGCCGCTTCCGCACCGCTGTGGGCACGCTTGCTGCCCTTGATCTCCCTCCAGATGAACTGCTGGTGCATCTCGACGACGCTGCCCGCTACATCCTCCCCGACCCTGCCGGCCCCCAGGCACTCTCGGGCTCCCTGCGATGCCAGTACGCCATCTACGATTCCGTGACCGGCGAACTCGCCATCGCCGCCGCCGGGTGGCCGCCGCCTTTGCTGACCTCCCCGGCCGGCAGCGTCACTGAAGTGGACCTGCCGGTCGGCCCGCCCCTGGGGCAGGGGGCAAGTTACGAGTCACACCGCCAACACATCGCACCGCAGAGCACGCTGACGTTTTACTCCCCCTCGCTGCTGGGCCCGGGGCCCCGCTCAGAAGAACGTATTACCGAGCTACGGCAGGCTGTCGCCCACACTGATGACGGCCCGAAAGCCACCTGCGACAGCATCGTCGAGCGCCTGATGGGCCAACGTGCCGATGACGGCACCGCCATCCTCGTCGCGCAGACGCATCGCCTTCCCGACAGCTGTATTGCTACCTGGACAGTAAGTCGGGATTCCAGTGCGGTCTCTGCGTGCAGGCGACGGACCAGTCGCCAACTCAGGGACTGGGGCCTGGACTCGCTCGCCTTCACCACGGAGTTGGTCGTCAGCGAACTAGTGACCAACGTGATCAGGCATACCAGCGGTATTCCTACTGTGCGCCTCATACGCGACCGCACGTTGACGGTCGAGGTCTCCGATGAAGCCGCAACATCGCCGCATTTGCGTCATGCCCGGGCCCAAGATGAGGACGGGCGCGGCCTGTTGATCGTCGCCTCTCTTGCCCAGCGCTGGGGAACCCGCTACAGGTCGAACGGGAAAATCATCTGGGTTGAAGAATCGCTTGACAAAGGCACGTAG
- a CDS encoding IS630 family transposase, whose product MPGPKPLSLELSDHERRVLRGWLRKQTASQALVLRSRIVLACAEGLSNARVAEDLGVSRETVRKWRARFATDRLEGLVDRPRAGAPRKITDEQVEALVARTLDQVPPKGDSHWSTRSMAEAAGMSQSAVSRIWRAFGLKPHIVETWKLSTDPQFVTKVRDVVGIYLSPPENALVLAVDEKSQIQALDRTQPVLPMAPTTPAKMTHDYVRHGTTSLFAALDIASGSVIAQHYRRHRHQEFLRFLKVIDAAVPKDLELHLVLDNYATHKTEPVKKWLLRHPRFHLHFTPTSASWLNLVERWFAELTCRKLRRSAHRSVVELERDIRGWINEWNKNPKPFVWTKRADDVIDTLAAYCTRINDSGH is encoded by the coding sequence ATGCCGGGTCCGAAGCCGTTGTCGCTGGAGCTGTCCGATCACGAACGCCGGGTGCTACGCGGCTGGTTGCGCAAGCAGACCGCGTCGCAGGCGCTGGTACTCCGGTCGAGGATCGTGCTGGCGTGCGCTGAAGGCCTGTCGAACGCGCGGGTCGCGGAGGACCTGGGTGTCTCGCGGGAGACCGTACGTAAGTGGCGGGCCCGGTTCGCCACGGACCGGCTGGAGGGTCTGGTGGACCGACCACGCGCGGGGGCGCCGCGGAAGATCACGGACGAGCAGGTCGAAGCCCTGGTCGCCAGGACCCTCGACCAGGTGCCGCCGAAGGGTGATTCGCACTGGTCGACGCGTTCGATGGCCGAGGCGGCGGGCATGTCGCAGTCGGCTGTCTCGCGGATCTGGCGGGCGTTCGGCCTCAAGCCGCACATCGTGGAGACGTGGAAGCTCTCGACCGACCCGCAGTTCGTGACCAAGGTCCGTGACGTGGTGGGTATTTACCTGTCGCCGCCGGAGAACGCCCTGGTCCTGGCTGTGGACGAGAAGTCGCAGATACAGGCCCTGGACCGAACCCAGCCCGTGCTGCCGATGGCGCCGACCACGCCGGCGAAGATGACCCACGACTACGTCCGGCACGGCACAACCAGTCTGTTCGCGGCCCTGGACATCGCCTCCGGCTCGGTCATCGCCCAGCATTACCGCCGCCACCGTCACCAGGAGTTCCTCCGCTTCCTGAAGGTCATCGACGCCGCTGTCCCCAAGGACCTCGAACTTCACCTGGTCCTGGACAACTACGCCACCCACAAGACCGAGCCGGTCAAGAAGTGGCTGCTGCGTCACCCTCGCTTCCACCTGCACTTCACGCCTACCTCGGCGTCCTGGCTCAACCTCGTCGAGCGCTGGTTCGCCGAGCTGACCTGCCGCAAGCTCCGCCGCTCGGCCCACCGCAGCGTCGTCGAACTCGAACGGGACATCCGCGGCTGGATCAACGAGTGGAACAAGAACCCAAAGCCGTTCGTCTGGACGAAAAGGGCCGACGACGTCATCGACACCCTCGCCGCATACTGCACACGAATTAATGACTCAGGACACTAG
- a CDS encoding DUF6510 family protein, with the protein MQLAHLGLPSLGASASTWRRCSQYRLVAPMAELHIHGAEPALTGRCPGCGAIALRLVRQPEHVWLQLGILQAAFRFDSPR; encoded by the coding sequence GTGCAGTTGGCTCATCTCGGGTTGCCTTCGCTGGGGGCCTCGGCCTCGACTTGGCGCCGCTGCTCCCAATACCGGCTGGTCGCACCGATGGCGGAGCTGCACATCCACGGAGCAGAACCCGCACTGACCGGTCGCTGCCCCGGATGCGGTGCCATCGCCCTGCGGCTCGTGCGTCAGCCTGAACACGTTTGGCTGCAACTCGGCATCCTACAGGCGGCGTTCCGCTTCGACTCGCCACGCTGA